The proteins below come from a single Asanoa ferruginea genomic window:
- a CDS encoding alanine racemase yields MVPEPVRAALSQAQRPVCAYVYDPRVAVDRITAIRAALPAGTRVLYAVKANGNPNLLRAIAAHADGLEVASGGELALALAANAKEIAFAGPAKTDAELDAAVDAQAMIHVESAHEARRLLHLAAGRPVRAALRVNRTAETPSGSHRMTGTPTPFGIGEDDLDTVPRELNPTGFHLHAVSNNLDAAAHARFIDDAVAWSVTNAERLGIPLRYVNAGGGFGIDYTGDAHFDLDQLHIRKPPNGVTLTVEPGRFIAADAGWYATEVIDLKRNHGRWFAVLRGGTHHFRLPAAWGYSHPFTVLPVEHWPHPYTRPEVSDVPVDATGELCTPRDVLTRGQHVERLRVGDVLVFARTGAYGWDISHHEFLRHPHPEVLTVGGVG; encoded by the coding sequence ATGGTCCCTGAGCCGGTCAGAGCCGCACTGAGCCAAGCGCAGCGGCCCGTCTGCGCCTACGTCTACGACCCGCGCGTCGCCGTGGACCGGATCACCGCCATCCGCGCCGCCCTCCCGGCAGGAACGCGAGTCCTCTACGCCGTCAAAGCCAACGGCAACCCCAACCTGCTGCGCGCCATCGCCGCGCACGCCGACGGCCTCGAGGTCGCCTCAGGGGGTGAACTCGCCCTGGCGCTCGCCGCCAACGCGAAAGAGATCGCCTTCGCCGGCCCCGCCAAGACCGACGCCGAACTCGATGCCGCCGTCGACGCCCAAGCGATGATCCACGTGGAGAGCGCCCACGAGGCCCGCCGCCTCCTCCACCTGGCCGCCGGCCGCCCCGTCCGGGCCGCGCTGAGGGTCAACCGCACCGCCGAGACACCCAGCGGCTCCCACCGGATGACCGGCACGCCGACCCCGTTCGGGATAGGCGAAGACGACCTCGACACGGTGCCCCGCGAGCTGAACCCCACCGGCTTCCACCTGCACGCCGTCTCCAACAACCTCGACGCCGCCGCACACGCCCGGTTCATCGACGACGCCGTCGCCTGGTCCGTCACCAACGCCGAGCGCCTGGGCATCCCGCTGCGCTACGTCAACGCCGGCGGCGGCTTCGGCATCGACTACACCGGCGACGCCCACTTCGACCTCGACCAGCTCCACATCAGGAAACCCCCAAACGGGGTGACCCTCACCGTCGAACCCGGCCGCTTTATCGCCGCCGACGCCGGCTGGTACGCCACCGAAGTGATCGACCTCAAACGCAACCACGGCCGCTGGTTCGCCGTCCTGCGCGGCGGCACCCACCACTTCCGGCTACCCGCCGCCTGGGGCTACAGCCACCCGTTCACCGTGCTGCCGGTCGAGCACTGGCCCCACCCGTACACCCGTCCGGAGGTTTCCGATGTTCCGGTCGACGCCACCGGCGAGCTGTGCACCCCCCGTGACGTGCTCACCCGCGGCCAGCATGTCGAGCGCCTGCGGGTCGGCGACGTGCTCGTCTTCGCCCGGACCGGCGCCTACGGGTGGGACATCTCGCACCACGAGTTCCTGCGCCACCCGCACCCGGAGGTGTTGACCGTCGGAGGCGTGGGTTAG